A part of Melittangium boletus DSM 14713 genomic DNA contains:
- the xdhA gene encoding xanthine dehydrogenase small subunit: protein MERLRFFLNDRPVEETGLSPTTTLLRYLRDRAHLTGTKEGCAEGDCGACSVAVLEQDGQGVASLRAVNACLLLLPMVQGKRVYTVESLKESGRWHVVQEALARSLGSQCGYCTPGVAMSMLEACHRRDLDEPWKLDAQMCGNLCRCTGYRPIREAASQVAGLRPPDRFARALGETRPEPMDLAYAAGAQRFFTPGSLDALWDVLDAHPSARFVVGGTDLSLEVTKRYAEPPLLVSLEALSELRVLEPRGGGHRLGATARLTDVEDYARAVSPPLERMLRYFGSRQIKNRATVGGNLCTASPIGDMAPVLLALGAEVVLRSRAGERRLPLEDFFVGYRRTALGAGEVLAYVDIPEQPEAARALAYKVSKRREADISSVSAGFRVVVDGEGRVTEARLAYGGMAATPARARRTEAALVGQPWTEAVVEAALPRLAEDFQPLSDHRGSAWFRAQLAQNLLRGFFHETLETPRPRFAERHAATVQVR from the coding sequence ATGGAACGCCTGCGCTTCTTCTTGAATGACCGGCCCGTCGAGGAGACGGGGCTCTCGCCCACCACCACCTTGTTGCGCTACCTGCGCGACCGGGCCCACCTGACGGGCACGAAGGAGGGCTGCGCGGAGGGCGATTGCGGCGCCTGCTCGGTCGCTGTCCTGGAGCAGGACGGTCAGGGTGTGGCTTCGCTCCGCGCGGTGAACGCCTGCCTGCTCCTGCTGCCCATGGTGCAGGGCAAGCGCGTCTACACGGTGGAGTCCCTCAAGGAGAGCGGACGCTGGCATGTCGTCCAGGAGGCACTGGCGCGAAGCCTGGGCTCGCAGTGTGGCTACTGCACACCGGGTGTCGCCATGTCGATGTTGGAGGCCTGTCACCGCCGGGACCTGGACGAGCCCTGGAAGCTGGACGCCCAGATGTGCGGCAACCTCTGCCGCTGCACCGGCTACCGGCCCATCCGCGAGGCCGCGAGCCAGGTGGCGGGTCTGCGGCCGCCGGACCGGTTCGCCCGCGCGCTCGGGGAGACGCGTCCCGAGCCCATGGACCTCGCCTACGCGGCCGGAGCCCAGCGCTTCTTCACCCCGGGCTCGCTGGACGCCCTCTGGGACGTGCTGGACGCGCACCCCTCGGCCCGCTTCGTCGTGGGGGGCACGGACCTGTCGCTGGAGGTGACCAAGCGCTACGCCGAGCCCCCCTTGCTGGTGTCGCTCGAGGCGCTGTCCGAGCTGCGCGTGCTGGAGCCCCGAGGTGGGGGCCATCGCCTGGGCGCCACGGCGCGGCTCACGGACGTGGAGGACTACGCGCGCGCCGTGAGTCCTCCCCTGGAGCGCATGCTGCGCTACTTCGGCTCGCGGCAGATCAAGAACCGCGCGACGGTGGGCGGCAACCTGTGCACCGCCTCGCCCATTGGAGACATGGCGCCGGTGCTGCTGGCGCTCGGGGCGGAGGTGGTGCTGCGCTCGCGCGCCGGGGAGCGGCGGCTGCCCCTGGAGGACTTCTTCGTCGGCTACCGGCGCACGGCGCTCGGGGCGGGGGAGGTGCTGGCCTATGTGGACATTCCGGAGCAGCCGGAGGCGGCCCGGGCGCTGGCCTACAAGGTGTCCAAGCGCCGCGAGGCGGACATCAGCAGTGTGTCCGCTGGCTTCCGCGTGGTGGTGGATGGGGAGGGGCGGGTGACCGAGGCCCGTCTGGCCTATGGCGGCATGGCGGCCACTCCCGCGCGTGCCCGGCGGACCGAGGCCGCGCTGGTGGGGCAGCCGTGGACGGAGGCCGTCGTGGAGGCCGCGTTGCCCCGGCTCGCGGAGGACTTCCAGCCCCTGTCGGACCATCGGGGCTCGGCCTGGTTCCGTGCCCAGCTCGCCCAGAACCTCCTGCGCGGCTTCTTCCATGAAACCCTCGAGACGCCCCGGCCCCGATTCGCCGAGCGCCACGCGGCCACGGTCCAGGTGAGGTGA
- the xdhB gene encoding xanthine dehydrogenase molybdopterin binding subunit, translating to MSSLPSPSSSDTASVPHAGPSRSPLHASAPHESGLKHTSGEAIYVDDLPAPRDLVTGHIVTSPHAHARLGRVDASRARALPGVLAVLFAQDIPGHNQVGPVIHDEPLLAEGEVHFVGQSVALVLAESADVARRAAALVEVEYTPLPAILSIQAAVQAGSFLSDPHTIRQGDPEAALAAAPVRVSGECMTGAQDHFYLETQASLAVPGEDGAVHLWCSTQHPTEVQTLVAEVLGIGRHLVVVEVPRMGGGFGGKETQAAPFACLAALGTRATGRPVKVWLNRDQDMASTGKRHPFWGRYDAGLDETGRLLALKVELVSDGGWSTDLSRAILDRALFHLDNAYFVPALQFTGRVARTNLPSNTAFRGFGGPQGMFVMEEMLNHAAERLGMDPAVLRERNYYGEAPRDTTPYGQPVVGNRLPRIHAELLASSDYARRRAEIETFNAASRWTKRGIGLQPVKFGISFTTSFLNQAGALVMLYTDGSVQLNHGGTEMGQGLHTKMRALCAHELGVPPERVRVMHTATDKVPNTSATAASSGSDLNGQAVKQACEVLRERLAPVALGLLKLDARNESLARGVVFAGGEVSHPARPERTLRFAEVVHTAYLAQLSLSATGYYRTPDITYDRDTGRGKPFHYYAFGAAVVEVELSGLTGEHRVRRVDVLHDVGASLVPSIDVGQVEGGFIQGLGWLTCEEVLFDAKGRLITHSPDTYKIPAVGDAPEDFRVALLERAPQDNTVHGSKAVGEPPFMLAIGAVTALRHAVSAFGPSGTPVTLASPATPEALLRAVETARTGR from the coding sequence ATGAGCTCGCTGCCTTCTCCTTCTTCGTCCGATACGGCCTCCGTCCCACACGCCGGGCCGTCCCGCTCGCCCCTGCACGCCTCGGCGCCTCACGAGAGCGGCCTCAAGCACACCAGTGGCGAGGCCATTTATGTGGATGACCTGCCCGCGCCCCGGGACCTGGTGACGGGGCACATCGTCACCTCGCCGCACGCGCACGCGCGCCTCGGGCGGGTGGATGCCTCGCGGGCCCGCGCGCTGCCCGGCGTGCTCGCGGTGCTCTTCGCCCAGGACATCCCCGGACACAACCAGGTGGGCCCCGTCATCCATGACGAACCCCTGTTGGCGGAGGGGGAGGTGCACTTCGTCGGGCAGTCGGTGGCCCTGGTGCTCGCGGAGAGCGCCGACGTGGCCCGCCGCGCCGCGGCCCTGGTGGAGGTGGAGTACACGCCGCTGCCCGCGATCCTGTCCATCCAGGCGGCGGTCCAGGCGGGCTCCTTCCTGTCGGATCCGCACACCATCCGCCAGGGAGACCCCGAGGCCGCGCTCGCGGCGGCGCCGGTGCGCGTGTCCGGCGAGTGCATGACGGGGGCCCAGGACCACTTCTACCTGGAGACCCAGGCCTCGCTCGCGGTGCCCGGCGAGGACGGCGCGGTGCACCTGTGGTGCTCCACCCAGCATCCCACCGAGGTGCAGACGCTGGTGGCCGAGGTGCTCGGCATCGGGCGCCATCTGGTGGTGGTGGAAGTGCCGCGCATGGGCGGTGGCTTCGGCGGCAAGGAGACGCAGGCCGCGCCCTTCGCGTGCCTCGCGGCCCTGGGCACGCGCGCCACCGGGCGGCCCGTGAAGGTGTGGCTCAACCGCGACCAGGACATGGCGAGCACGGGCAAGCGCCATCCCTTCTGGGGCCGTTACGACGCGGGCCTCGATGAGACGGGGCGGCTGCTCGCGTTGAAGGTGGAGCTGGTGTCCGACGGGGGATGGAGCACGGATCTGTCGCGGGCCATCCTGGACCGGGCGCTCTTCCACCTGGACAACGCGTACTTCGTTCCGGCCCTCCAGTTCACCGGCCGGGTGGCGCGCACGAACCTGCCCTCCAACACGGCCTTCCGGGGCTTTGGCGGTCCCCAGGGCATGTTCGTGATGGAGGAGATGCTCAACCACGCGGCCGAGCGGCTCGGGATGGACCCCGCCGTGCTGCGCGAGCGCAACTACTACGGGGAGGCTCCGCGCGACACCACGCCCTACGGCCAGCCCGTGGTGGGCAACCGCCTGCCGCGCATCCACGCGGAGCTGCTGGCCTCGAGTGACTACGCGCGGCGCCGCGCGGAGATCGAGACCTTCAACGCCGCCTCGCGCTGGACGAAGCGGGGCATTGGCCTGCAGCCGGTGAAGTTCGGCATCTCCTTCACCACGAGCTTCCTCAACCAGGCCGGGGCGCTGGTGATGCTGTACACGGATGGAAGCGTGCAGCTCAACCACGGTGGCACGGAGATGGGCCAGGGCCTGCACACCAAGATGCGGGCCTTGTGCGCGCACGAGCTGGGCGTGCCTCCCGAGCGCGTCCGGGTCATGCACACCGCCACGGACAAGGTGCCCAACACCTCGGCGACGGCGGCCTCCAGTGGCTCGGATCTCAACGGTCAGGCGGTGAAGCAGGCCTGCGAGGTGCTGCGCGAGCGGCTGGCCCCGGTGGCCCTGGGGCTGCTGAAGCTCGACGCCCGGAACGAGTCGCTGGCGCGGGGGGTTGTCTTCGCCGGGGGCGAGGTCTCCCACCCCGCGCGTCCCGAGCGCACGCTGCGCTTCGCCGAGGTGGTACACACCGCCTACCTGGCCCAGCTGTCCCTGTCCGCCACCGGCTACTACCGCACGCCCGACATCACGTATGACCGGGACACCGGACGCGGCAAGCCCTTCCACTACTACGCCTTTGGCGCCGCCGTGGTGGAGGTGGAGCTGAGTGGCCTCACGGGAGAGCACCGCGTGCGCCGCGTGGATGTGCTCCATGACGTGGGCGCCTCGCTCGTGCCCAGCATCGACGTGGGCCAGGTGGAGGGAGGCTTCATCCAGGGCCTGGGCTGGCTCACCTGCGAGGAGGTGCTGTTCGACGCCAAGGGCCGGCTCATCACCCACTCCCCGGACACGTACAAGATTCCGGCGGTGGGCGACGCGCCCGAGGACTTCCGCGTCGCGCTGCTGGAGCGCGCCCCCCAGGACAACACCGTTCATGGCAGCAAGGCGGTGGGCGAGCCGCCCTTCATGCTCGCCATCGGCGCGGTGACGGCGCTGCGGCATGCCGTCTCCGCCTTCGGGCCCTCGGGGACGCCGGTGACGCTCGCCTCGCCCGCCACGCCCGAGGCCCTGCTTCGAGCGGTGGAAACGGCGCGGACCGGCCGTTAA
- a CDS encoding alpha/beta hydrolase — protein MSSRHLVDPELIPSLDESPPLMLTLETLPQMRLGFAEMMLQMARSLPIAPGVEFSERRVPGLAGAPEVRVLVYRPTAVAPAGGWPAMLHIHGGGYVIGSPELNDVSNRRLVREVGCVIVSVDYRLAPETPFPGPVEDCYAALEWLHANASALGVDTRRLAIGGESAGGGLAAALALLARDRGEIPILFQSLVFPMLDDRTASGIEPAPHLGEFIWTRESNRLGWRALLGHAPGGAGVSPYAAPARVESVAGLPPTFIAVGALDLFLDEDVEYARRLLQAGIPTELHVYPGAYHGFMLSGPQAQVTQAFQRDYEQALRRALHPASSGAERSA, from the coding sequence ATGTCGTCCCGGCACCTCGTCGACCCGGAGTTGATCCCCTCGCTCGATGAGTCTCCCCCCTTGATGCTGACCCTCGAGACCCTTCCCCAGATGCGGCTCGGGTTCGCGGAGATGATGCTCCAGATGGCCCGGTCGCTTCCGATTGCTCCGGGGGTCGAGTTCTCCGAGCGGCGCGTCCCGGGCCTCGCGGGCGCGCCCGAGGTGCGGGTGCTCGTGTACCGGCCCACGGCGGTGGCCCCGGCGGGCGGTTGGCCCGCGATGCTGCACATCCATGGCGGCGGTTATGTCATCGGCTCGCCCGAGCTGAACGACGTGAGCAACCGGAGGCTCGTGAGGGAGGTGGGCTGCGTCATCGTCTCCGTGGATTACCGCCTGGCCCCCGAGACTCCCTTTCCGGGTCCGGTGGAGGACTGCTACGCCGCGCTCGAGTGGCTGCATGCGAACGCCTCGGCGCTGGGCGTGGATACCCGGCGGCTCGCCATTGGAGGCGAGAGCGCGGGCGGGGGCCTCGCCGCGGCGCTCGCGCTCCTGGCCCGGGATCGGGGCGAAATTCCCATCCTCTTCCAGAGCCTCGTCTTCCCCATGCTCGATGACCGGACGGCTTCCGGTATCGAGCCCGCCCCGCACCTCGGGGAGTTCATCTGGACGCGTGAGTCCAATCGCCTGGGTTGGCGCGCCCTGCTCGGTCATGCCCCGGGCGGAGCGGGCGTCTCTCCCTACGCGGCACCCGCCCGGGTTGAATCCGTCGCGGGTCTGCCTCCCACGTTCATCGCCGTGGGGGCGCTGGATCTCTTCCTGGACGAGGATGTGGAGTACGCGCGCCGGCTCCTCCAGGCGGGCATCCCCACCGAGCTGCACGTGTACCCCGGGGCCTATCACGGCTTCATGCTGAGCGGGCCCCAGGCCCAGGTGACCCAGGCGTTCCAGCGCGACTACGAGCAGGCCCTGCGGCGCGCGCTGCACCCCGCCTCATCAGGCGCCGAACGCTCCGCGTAG
- a CDS encoding heme oxygenase (biliverdin-producing), whose product MSSLTELLHRATADEARAVTGTPLARRLARGEVDRGGYVRVLSCYQALYAELEWALMWNRQHPAVGPLCLPELWCNELLQEDLHTLLGPGWYASTRRHDVAAYVERLGLLCDESPELLAAHAWVLYATDLPGAGQTGAGVARTLGLRGASGTAFLRHSTHLDGTAYRAHLLDTLDQMPLDARGRDALVHEARRAVRGLHSLFEMLSRELSRREERPSATSLWGRLMPLRGAFGA is encoded by the coding sequence ATGAGCTCGCTGACGGAGTTGCTGCACCGGGCCACCGCCGACGAGGCGCGCGCCGTGACGGGCACGCCCCTGGCCCGGAGGCTCGCGCGGGGAGAGGTGGATCGGGGCGGTTACGTGCGGGTCCTGTCCTGCTACCAGGCCCTCTACGCGGAGCTGGAGTGGGCGTTGATGTGGAATCGCCAGCACCCGGCGGTGGGCCCCCTGTGCCTGCCGGAGTTGTGGTGCAACGAGCTGTTGCAGGAGGACCTGCACACCCTGCTCGGGCCGGGCTGGTACGCGAGCACGCGGCGCCACGATGTGGCCGCGTACGTGGAGCGGCTGGGCCTGCTGTGCGACGAGTCCCCCGAGTTGCTCGCCGCGCACGCGTGGGTGCTCTACGCGACGGACCTGCCGGGCGCGGGCCAGACGGGGGCGGGCGTGGCGCGGACACTGGGGCTCAGAGGGGCGTCGGGGACGGCGTTCCTGCGCCACTCCACCCACCTGGATGGAACCGCCTACCGCGCGCATCTGCTCGATACGCTCGATCAGATGCCCCTGGACGCGCGAGGCAGGGACGCGCTCGTCCACGAGGCCCGGCGCGCGGTGAGGGGCCTCCACTCGCTCTTCGAGATGCTGAGCCGGGAACTCTCCCGGCGCGAGGAGCGCCCGTCGGCCACGAGCCTCTGGGGCCGCCTGATGCCCCTTCGCGGAGCGTTTGGAGCGTGA
- a CDS encoding GNAT family N-acetyltransferase: MSSTLPLVTPRLLLREFEEEDWRATHLYESDPEVVRYQSHGVRTPEESRDYILQVAELSRRLPRRVYDLAVVSRAENWLIGRCGMRYTDVPTREGTLWYILERASWGQGYITEAAQALMDFSFGTLGMHRMFADCDPRNPGSYRVMEKLGMRREAHFRENVFLKGEWCDSYVYAQLDHEWRARVRERG; the protein is encoded by the coding sequence ATGTCGTCCACCCTTCCGTTGGTGACCCCCCGGCTCCTGCTGCGGGAGTTCGAGGAAGAGGACTGGCGCGCCACCCACCTCTATGAGTCGGATCCCGAGGTGGTGCGCTACCAGAGTCACGGGGTGCGCACGCCCGAGGAGAGCCGGGACTACATCCTCCAGGTCGCGGAGCTGTCGCGGCGGTTGCCCCGGCGCGTCTATGACCTGGCGGTGGTGTCGCGCGCGGAGAACTGGCTCATCGGCCGCTGTGGCATGCGCTACACCGACGTGCCGACGCGCGAGGGGACACTCTGGTACATCCTCGAGCGCGCCTCGTGGGGCCAGGGCTACATCACCGAGGCGGCCCAGGCGCTCATGGACTTCAGCTTCGGGACGCTCGGCATGCATCGCATGTTCGCGGACTGCGATCCGCGCAACCCCGGCTCCTACCGGGTGATGGAGAAGCTGGGCATGCGTCGCGAAGCGCACTTCCGCGAGAACGTCTTCCTCAAGGGCGAGTGGTGTGACTCCTATGTCTACGCCCAGCTCGACCATGAGTGGCGGGCGCGCGTCCGGGAGCGCGGATAA
- a CDS encoding pseudouridine synthase has translation MARKPKTPRWLEAARRRQAPVPEGSRAEWLARALGRAGVLPRSEAERAIQDGRVEVDGRVERDPFAPVHAASAVRLDGRPCALESRVLAVMFHKPAGVVVHGSDPEGMGTVFERLRDVLSPELRGYEWYAVGRLDRDTTGLLLFTNEERLVAHATSPGTHLSKRYVAGVEGFPSEAALQRLREGLVLEDGPTRPAEARLRGPRCVELVLTEGRHHQVKRMLAAVGHPVHTLHREAVGAVSLDVPEGSWRRLTDAEVEQGLGFR, from the coding sequence ATGGCGAGGAAACCGAAAACGCCGAGGTGGTTGGAGGCCGCGCGCCGGCGTCAGGCGCCGGTGCCGGAGGGGAGCCGCGCGGAGTGGTTGGCCCGGGCCCTGGGGCGCGCGGGCGTGCTGCCCCGGAGCGAGGCGGAGCGGGCCATCCAGGACGGCCGGGTGGAGGTGGATGGGCGCGTGGAGCGCGATCCCTTCGCGCCGGTGCACGCGGCGAGCGCGGTGCGGTTGGACGGACGCCCATGCGCCCTGGAGAGCCGGGTGCTGGCGGTGATGTTCCACAAGCCCGCCGGTGTGGTGGTGCACGGCAGCGATCCCGAGGGCATGGGCACCGTCTTCGAGCGGCTGAGGGACGTGCTGTCCCCGGAGCTGCGGGGCTATGAGTGGTATGCGGTGGGCCGGTTGGATCGCGACACCACGGGCTTGTTGCTCTTCACCAACGAGGAGCGCCTGGTGGCGCACGCGACCTCGCCCGGGACGCACCTGTCCAAGCGCTACGTGGCGGGAGTGGAGGGGTTTCCCTCGGAAGCGGCGCTCCAGCGGCTGCGCGAGGGGTTGGTGCTCGAGGATGGGCCGACCCGTCCCGCGGAGGCCCGGTTGCGCGGGCCCCGGTGCGTGGAGTTGGTGCTCACCGAGGGGCGGCACCACCAGGTGAAGCGGATGCTCGCGGCGGTGGGGCACCCGGTGCACACGCTGCACCGGGAGGCCGTGGGGGCGGTCTCCCTGGACGTGCCCGAGGGCTCCTGGCGGCGGCTCACGGACGCCGAGGTGGAACAGGGACTCGGTTTTCGCTGA
- a CDS encoding aminotransferase class IV yields MTGTVALNGEVRRLEELRLGDFLQSFFFGAGFFETFLIEEGAPRFLERHLTRLQASLTAHEGSVRAPPAQALTPNAVRESLRQCLAADAGLGPRFTGVGKLVAGDGHLLLTFRPLPPHHEASLREGLALEHLEERGYRRGDPLARHKSVSYLRQYAHLGRGTVFANELGELCEAPNGNLFFLLDDALVTPPVEAPCLPGIIRAVLLEERRWTDKPIEERTVRREHVEHAHGCILTNSVSLALPIPRLFGRALPHSAELARSVRALVEARARLEA; encoded by the coding sequence ATGACGGGAACGGTCGCGTTGAACGGCGAGGTGCGGCGCCTGGAGGAGCTGCGCCTCGGGGATTTCCTCCAGTCCTTCTTCTTCGGCGCGGGCTTCTTCGAAACCTTCCTCATCGAGGAGGGGGCCCCTCGGTTCCTCGAGCGGCACCTCACGCGGCTCCAGGCGAGCCTCACGGCCCATGAAGGGAGCGTGCGAGCACCCCCCGCCCAGGCACTCACTCCGAACGCCGTCCGGGAGTCCCTACGCCAGTGCCTGGCGGCGGACGCCGGGTTGGGGCCTCGTTTCACCGGCGTGGGCAAGCTGGTCGCTGGGGACGGCCACCTGCTGCTGACGTTCCGGCCCTTGCCGCCCCACCACGAGGCCTCGCTGCGCGAGGGCCTGGCCCTGGAGCACCTGGAGGAGCGCGGCTACCGGCGAGGCGATCCCCTGGCGCGGCACAAGAGCGTTTCCTACCTGCGACAGTACGCGCACCTCGGACGGGGCACGGTCTTCGCCAATGAACTCGGAGAGCTGTGCGAGGCCCCGAACGGGAACCTCTTCTTCCTGCTGGATGACGCCCTCGTGACGCCGCCCGTGGAAGCGCCCTGCCTGCCGGGCATCATCCGCGCGGTGCTGTTGGAGGAACGGCGGTGGACGGACAAGCCCATCGAGGAGAGGACCGTGCGGCGGGAGCACGTGGAGCACGCCCACGGCTGCATCCTCACCAACTCCGTCAGCCTCGCCCTCCCCATTCCCCGGTTGTTCGGGCGAGCGCTGCCCCACAGCGCGGAGCTGGCCCGGAGTGTTCGCGCCCTGGTGGAAGCCCGGGCGCGCCTCGAGGCGTGA
- the rnk gene encoding nucleoside diphosphate kinase regulator — MSTPEPKIVVTSTDMERLRTLIDTTSGDQAEALDAELLRAEVVEASELPPDVVTMNSRVVYRDEDTQETREVTLSYPKDASLERGRVSVLAPVGAALLGLSVGQEIEWQQPGGKSKRLRILSVTYQPQAAGETH, encoded by the coding sequence ATGAGCACGCCAGAGCCGAAAATCGTGGTCACGTCGACGGACATGGAGCGGCTGCGGACCCTCATCGACACCACCTCGGGGGATCAAGCCGAGGCGCTCGACGCCGAGCTGCTGCGCGCCGAGGTGGTCGAGGCCAGTGAGCTGCCTCCCGATGTCGTCACCATGAACAGCCGGGTCGTGTACCGGGACGAGGACACCCAGGAGACGCGCGAGGTGACGCTCTCCTATCCCAAGGATGCCTCCCTGGAGCGAGGCCGGGTCTCGGTGCTGGCCCCGGTGGGCGCGGCGCTGCTCGGGCTCTCCGTGGGCCAGGAAATCGAGTGGCAACAGCCTGGAGGAAAGTCCAAGCGTCTGCGCATCCTCTCGGTCACCTATCAGCCACAGGCGGCGGGCGAGACGCATTGA
- a CDS encoding DUF4956 domain-containing protein has product MPTPEMLSQVPSVSPQALDVQAALLRFTLALLLGAVLAYRPWRRFMPSAPVMPQETAHTQLLIAVAGAVMTTVIGDSMSRAFGLVGLGGFIRFRSGIKDTRDAAVMFVLIGVGMSCGLGAFQVAICATAFLGAVLIALDLTSQPRPNWIKLSLELENLGEALPSLRALHPEARMLTLEQAPATQAGTAVFELAMPERMDGLQLLEGLRNALPGVRGASIDPG; this is encoded by the coding sequence ATGCCCACGCCTGAGATGCTGTCCCAGGTCCCCTCGGTGAGCCCCCAGGCCCTGGATGTCCAGGCGGCGCTCCTGCGCTTCACCCTCGCGCTGCTGCTCGGCGCGGTGCTCGCCTACCGGCCCTGGCGCCGGTTCATGCCGTCCGCGCCGGTGATGCCCCAGGAGACCGCGCACACGCAGTTGCTCATCGCCGTGGCCGGCGCGGTGATGACGACGGTCATCGGCGACAGCATGTCGCGCGCCTTCGGACTGGTGGGACTCGGCGGCTTCATCCGCTTCCGCTCGGGCATCAAGGACACGCGGGACGCGGCCGTCATGTTCGTGCTCATCGGCGTGGGCATGTCCTGTGGACTCGGGGCCTTCCAGGTGGCCATCTGCGCCACGGCGTTCCTCGGCGCGGTGTTGATCGCCCTGGACCTGACGTCGCAGCCCCGTCCCAACTGGATCAAGCTGTCGCTGGAGCTGGAGAACCTGGGCGAGGCCCTTCCCTCGCTCCGGGCGCTGCATCCCGAGGCGCGAATGCTCACGCTCGAGCAGGCCCCGGCGACGCAGGCGGGCACCGCCGTCTTCGAGCTCGCCATGCCCGAGCGCATGGATGGACTGCAATTGCTGGAGGGCCTGCGCAACGCCCTGCCCGGCGTCCGCGGCGCCTCCATCGATCCAGGGTGA
- the tmk gene encoding dTMP kinase — MLIVFEGIDGSGKTTLSNRVARELRQAGLRVRHVREDGKLASPVSEGLRLFTKNPLHLALTPMAELLLYTARETQLLEEVTRPALAEYEVVIADRFLYTAEVLARWGRGLPEESVRPVMEACARGLQPDRVFLIDVDPAIARARRRLSKVLVPDTGVSSRKGLAGAGMQTRLRAGYRALAAENPERWSLVENTDVTLDTLVTLLTQEVLGMVRGSARQTLLPTPSVAPAPRSPEEARARYLERVDRWMQEEPPLAAFFLSGLEGPDIQERRDRLAMRCPELIAYGLGGLTGAHAWRLRERVEEAAPVHVLGSLKNLAADSPEAWAIRERWETRQPEAVAQSMDGLDSERAWALRERLWATVPEAVLTSLGRIGSERAWEQRERWLTARGGVTALAQEKVARLACKSIRGLDDERAWDWRQRTWETAPDAVLRTLQGLDGERAWALREQHVVRAAKLVLESLEGLDSPRAWALRESFGVQCEEALESFEGMEGATAWKLRHALADTWPAASVKSLGPLAQDTRGRELITRLLADHPRDFALLRQAARMATVQERELRDAHA, encoded by the coding sequence ATGTTGATCGTATTCGAGGGAATCGACGGTTCTGGCAAGACGACGTTGTCCAACCGCGTGGCGCGCGAGCTGCGCCAGGCGGGGCTGCGCGTGCGGCACGTGCGCGAGGACGGCAAGCTGGCCTCTCCCGTGTCGGAGGGACTGAGGCTCTTCACCAAGAACCCGCTCCACCTGGCGCTCACGCCCATGGCGGAGCTGCTGCTCTACACCGCGCGCGAGACCCAGCTGCTGGAGGAAGTGACGCGTCCGGCGCTCGCCGAGTACGAGGTGGTCATCGCCGACCGCTTCCTCTACACCGCCGAGGTGCTCGCCCGCTGGGGCCGCGGACTGCCCGAGGAGTCGGTGCGCCCCGTCATGGAGGCCTGCGCCCGGGGGCTTCAGCCCGACCGCGTCTTCCTCATCGACGTGGATCCCGCCATCGCCCGGGCCCGCCGCCGCCTGTCCAAGGTGCTCGTGCCCGACACGGGCGTCTCCTCGCGCAAGGGCCTGGCCGGAGCGGGCATGCAGACGCGGCTGCGCGCGGGCTACCGGGCGCTCGCCGCCGAGAATCCCGAGCGCTGGAGCCTCGTGGAGAACACGGACGTGACGCTCGACACGCTCGTCACCCTGCTCACGCAGGAAGTGCTGGGCATGGTGCGGGGCAGCGCCCGCCAGACCCTGTTGCCAACCCCGAGCGTCGCCCCCGCGCCCCGCTCCCCCGAGGAGGCCCGGGCGCGCTACCTCGAGCGGGTGGACCGGTGGATGCAGGAGGAGCCACCCCTGGCGGCCTTCTTCCTCTCCGGCCTCGAGGGGCCGGACATCCAGGAGCGCCGGGATCGGCTGGCCATGCGCTGCCCCGAGCTGATCGCCTACGGGCTGGGCGGACTCACGGGCGCGCATGCCTGGCGTCTGCGGGAGCGGGTGGAAGAGGCCGCGCCGGTGCATGTGCTCGGCTCGCTCAAGAACCTGGCCGCGGACAGTCCCGAGGCCTGGGCCATCCGCGAGCGCTGGGAGACGCGCCAGCCCGAGGCCGTCGCCCAGTCGATGGATGGACTCGACTCGGAGCGGGCCTGGGCCCTGCGCGAGCGGCTGTGGGCCACGGTGCCCGAGGCCGTGCTCACCTCGCTCGGGCGCATCGGCTCGGAGCGGGCCTGGGAGCAGCGCGAGCGCTGGTTGACGGCGCGGGGCGGCGTGACGGCGCTCGCCCAGGAGAAGGTGGCGCGCCTGGCCTGCAAGAGCATCCGGGGACTGGATGACGAGCGCGCCTGGGACTGGCGTCAGCGCACATGGGAGACGGCGCCGGATGCCGTGCTGCGCACCCTCCAGGGGCTCGATGGAGAGCGGGCCTGGGCGCTGCGCGAGCAGCACGTGGTGCGCGCCGCGAAGCTCGTGCTCGAGTCCCTGGAAGGGCTGGACAGCCCCCGAGCCTGGGCGCTGCGCGAGTCCTTCGGGGTGCAGTGCGAGGAGGCCCTGGAGTCCTTCGAGGGCATGGAGGGCGCCACGGCGTGGAAGTTGCGCCACGCGCTGGCGGACACCTGGCCCGCGGCCTCGGTGAAGAGCCTCGGGCCCCTGGCGCAGGACACGCGGGGACGCGAGCTCATCACGCGGTTGCTGGCGGACCACCCCCGGGACTTCGCCCTGCTGCGGCAGGCCGCCCGGATGGCAACGGTCCAGGAACGGGAGCTGCGCGATGCCCACGCCTGA